Proteins found in one Aspergillus puulaauensis MK2 DNA, chromosome 8, nearly complete sequence genomic segment:
- a CDS encoding cleavage polyadenylation factor subunit MPE1 (BUSCO:EOG0926357F;~COG:A;~EggNog:ENOG410PI16;~InterPro:IPR025829,IPR014891,IPR001878,IPR036875, IPR033489,IPR013083;~PFAM:PF13696,PF08783;~go_function: GO:0003676 - nucleic acid binding [Evidence IEA];~go_function: GO:0008270 - zinc ion binding [Evidence IEA];~go_function: GO:0061630 - ubiquitin protein ligase activity [Evidence IEA];~go_process: GO:0006397 - mRNA processing [Evidence IEA];~go_process: GO:0016567 - protein ubiquitination [Evidence IEA]) — protein MSSSVHFKFKSQREPSRVTFDGTGISVFELKREIINQSRLGDGSDFELSIYNEGTGEEYDDDTSVIPRSTSVIARRLPATRPGKGGAARYVSGKMPMNARNVPRNDQSTASRSVPSSNQPVSNGVQELNNAQTEEEKINALFNLQANQWREQQQEMANATPIPFGRGRGKPVNIPDHPPPPGYLCYRCREKGHWIQACPTNNDPKFDGKYRVKRSTGIPRSLQTKIEKPESLILDGSTEELRNTGVMVNADGDFIVTKPDQASWELYQEKVKATAAAAAEAAAVEHSKELQARGLECPIDKRMFLDPTQTPCCQKTYCNDCITNALIESDFVCPGCATEGVLLDNLSANDEVLSKIKAYEAEKADSKKEKEKQPALPEDRLDNNMPDSNSASTENRDGVHSVPANPKKRPAENITVKEGVEDPNLVSSLKKQKSDDDTSSTETAQLKDTPAGLQPLPFNQIPFGMPGFMTAPGSSGISFPEAGFVGDGMGFTNPMGLPGNGFAPSMDPTWNQMNMMNFNPLSNGMYNDRADGTVSNGYGASGGYSSAGEPPSLNMFAMPQMPVSMTQNTGFGQGLGPSNFSNQQRTAFSTPFGREEDSPYFRQPVNPQRHQSRNRRVRPSDYREL, from the exons ATGTCATCCTCTGTTCACTTCAAGTTCAAGTCTCAAAGAGAACCTTCAAGGGTCACTTTTGATGGCACCGGTATCTCTGTCTTCGAGTTGAAGCGAGAAATCATCAATCAAAGTAGACTGGGTGACGGGTCTGATTTTGAGCTATCCATTTATAACGAAGGTACTGGTGAAG AATATGATGATGACACCAGTGTTATACCGCGCTCTACCTCTGTTATTGCTCGAAGGCTCCCGGCCACACGACCGGGGAAAGGAGGTGCAGCCCGATATGTATCTGGGAAGATGCCAATGAATGCTCGCAATGTTCCCCGTAACGACCAGTCCACGGCGAGCAGATCAGTTCCAAGTTCTAACCAACCAGTCAGCAATGGTGTCCAAGAACTGAATAATGCTCAAacagaggaggaaaagatTAACGCACTTTTTAATTTACAAGCGAACCAATGgcgagagcagcagcaagagaTGGCGAA TGCTACCCCTATTCCGTTTGGTCGCGGTAGAGGCAAGCCTGTAAACATTCCAGACCACCCTCCACCACCTGGCTACCTGTGTTACCGTTGTCGTGAAAAAG GACATTGGATTCAAGCATGTCCCACGAATAATGACCCAAAGTTTGACGGCAAATACAGAGTGAAGCGATCAACAGGAATACCTAGATCTTTACAGACCAAGATTGAGAAGCCGGAGTCTCTCATCCTTGATGGTTCCACTGAAGAATTGCGAAACACAGGCGTTATGGTTAACGCTGATGGCGACTTTATCGTTACTAAACCAGACCAAGCGTCGTGGGAATTATATCAAGAGAAGGTTAAAGCGACCGCAGCGGCTGCAGCTGAAGCGGCGGCCGTCGAACATAGCAAGGAGCTACAGGCCCGTGGGTTAGAATGCCCAATTGACAAGCGGATGTTCCTAGATCCCACACAAACACCCTGCTGTCAAAAGACTTACTGCAATGATTGTATTACAAATGCATTGATTGAGAGTGATTTTGTATGTCCTGGCTGTGCTACAGAGGGTGTTTTGCTCGATAATCTTTCTGCGAATGATGAAGTTCTTTCGAAGATAAAAGCCTACGAGGCTGAGAAAGCAGATTctaagaaagaaaaggagaagcagccAGCACTGCCGGAGGATCGCCTCGATAACAACATGCCCGATTCCAATAGCGCCTCTACTGAGAACAGAGACGGAGTGCACTCGGTCCCTGCCAACCCTAAAAAAAGGCCCGCTGAGAATATCACTGTCAAAGAAGGAGTCGAGGACCCAAATTTAGTTTCTTCGTTAAAGAAACAAAAATCCGATGATGATACATCCTCCACCGAAACAGCCCAGTTGAAAGATACGCCCGCAGGGTTACAACCACTGCCCTTCAACCAGATTCCTTTTGGAATGCCTGGATTCATGACGGCCCCAGGATCATCAGGAATCTCTTTCCCCGAAGCTGGTTTTGTTGGTGATGGAATGGGGTTCACAAATCCTATGGGGCTGCCTGGAAATGGCTTTGCGCCCAGTATGGATCCTACCTGGAATCAGATGAATATGATGAATTTTAATCCGCTCTCAAACGGAATGTATAATGATCGTGCCGATGGGACGGTTTCTAATGGCTATGGGGCTTCCGGTGGTTACAGCAGCGCAGGCGAGCCGCCGTCTCTAAATATGTTTGCGATGCCTCAGATGCCTGTGTCGATGACACAAAATACTGGATTTGGGCAAGGGCTGGGTCCAAGTAATTTTTCGAACCAGCAGCGGA
- the HIS7 gene encoding imidazoleglycerol-phosphate synthase (BUSCO:EOG09261NLY;~COG:E;~EggNog:ENOG410PFI1;~InterPro:IPR011060,IPR004651,IPR006062,IPR029062, IPR017926,IPR010139,IPR013785,IPR014640;~MEROPS:MER0065588;~PFAM:PF01174,PF00117,PF00977;~go_function: GO:0000107 - imidazoleglycerol-phosphate synthase activity [Evidence IEA];~go_function: GO:0003824 - catalytic activity [Evidence IEA];~go_function: GO:0016763 - transferase activity, transferring pentosyl groups [Evidence IEA];~go_function: GO:0016833 - oxo-acid-lyase activity [Evidence IEA];~go_process: GO:0000105 - histidine biosynthetic process [Evidence IEA]) yields MPTVHLLDYVAGNVRSLVNAINQVGYEVEWVRSPSDLKNVEKLILPGVGHFGHCLSQLSNGGYLQPIKEHIASGKRFMGICVGLQALFEGSEEDSNVAGLGLIPMRMHKFKTKTKSVPHIGWNSATNTRLDTSGGQSFYGLSPSSKYYYVHSYAALYDPDVLEQDGWLVATASYGEEKFIGAIARDNIFATQFHPEKSGQAGLRTLRAFLDGTKIHLSGPEESMWAESQNGLTRRIIACLDVRTNDIGDLVVTKGDQYDVREKNDADVGGQVRNLGKPVDMAKKYYEQGADEVTFLNITSFRNCPVADLPMLEILRRTSETVFVPLTIGGGIRDTVDTDGTHISALDVATMYFKSGADKVSIGSDAVTAAEEFYEAGKVLSGRTAIETISKAYGNQAVVVSVDPKRVYVSKPEDTQHHTIKTKHSDATGQTFCWYQCTIKGGRETRDIDVCQLVQAVEAMGAGEILLNCIDKDGSNSGFDLELINHVKAAITIPVIASSGAGMPKHFEEVFDQTTTDAALGAGMFHRGEYTVDEVKHYLDTRGFLVRRFEPNI; encoded by the exons ATGCCTACTGTTCATCTACTTGACTATGTCGCTGGAAACGTGCGGTCTTTGGTGAATGCCATTAACCAGGTTGGTTATGAAGTTGAATGGGTGAGATCGCCTAGCGACTTGAAAAATGTCGAG AAACTCATCCTTCCGGGGGTCGGCCACTTTGGCCATTGTCTTTCCCAGCTGTCGAACGGTGGTTACTTGCAGCCGATAAAAGAACATATAGCTTCCGGGAAACGTTTTATGGGTATATGTGTTGGTTTACAGGCGCTTTTTGAGGGCTCCGAGGAAGATTCCAACGTTGCTGGTCTCGGTTTAATTCCGATGCGCATGCACAAGTTCAAAACTAAAACAAAGAGTGTTCCTCATATCGGCTGGAACTCGGCGACGAATACCCGTCTCGACACCTCTGGGGGGCAAAGCTTTTATGGGTTAAGCCCAAGTAGCAAATACTACTATGTGCACTCATATGCTGCGCTCTATGATCCAGATGTTCTCGAGCAAGATGGTTGGCTAGTTGCCACAGCGAGCTATGGAGAGGAGAAATTTATTGGCGCAATAGCACGAGACAATATCTTTGCGACGCAGTTCCACCCCGAGAAGAGTGGTCAAGCAGGCCTGCGCACACTTCGCGCTTTCTTAGACGGTACCAAGATTCACCTTTCCGGCCCGGAAGAATCGATGTGGGCGGAAAGTCAAAACGGCCTTACCCGCAGAATTATCGCCTGCCTTGATGTGCGCACAAATGACATTGGTGACCTTGTTGTAACCAAAGGCGATCAATATGATGTACGGGAAAAGAATGATGCGGATGTAGGAGGGCAAGTGCGAAACTTGGGGAAGCCAGTTGATATGGCCAAAAAATATTACGAGCAAGGGGCAGATGAGGTGACGTTTCTGAATATTACTTCATTCCGAAACTGTCCAGTTGCTGATCTCCCTATGCTCGAAATTCTCAGGAGGACTTCAGAGACTGTCTTTGTGCCCTTGACTATTGGCGGTGGTATCAGAGATACCGTGGATACAGACGGTACTCACATCTCAGCTCTAGACGTGGCAACAATGTACTTCAAGTCCGGGGCCGATAAAGTCAGTATTGGTTCGGATGCTGTTACTGCTGCCGAGGAGTTTTATGAAGCCGGCAAAGTGCTCTCTGGGAGAACGGCCATAGAAACAATTTCCAAGGCATACGGAAATCAGGCCGTCGTTGTAAGCGTCGACCCAAAGCGCGTATATGTGAGCAAACCAGAAGATACACAGCACCATACCATAAAAACGAAGCACTCGGATGCCACTGGGCAGACCTTCTGTTGGTATCAGTGTACGATCAAGGGTGGGAGAGAGACTCGGGATATAGATGTCTGCCAGCTGGTGCAAGCCGTCGAAGCGATGGGCGCGGGAGAGATTCTACTCAACTGCATCGACAAAGATGGAAGCAACAGTGGGTTTGATCTAGAACTTATCAATCACGTCAAGGCCGCAATAACTATACCCGTGATTGCTTCCAGCGGAGCTGGTATGCCCAAACATTTTGAAGAAGTCTTCGATCAAACAACAACTGATGCCGCCCTCGGCGCTGGAATG TTCCATCGTGGTGAATATACTGTTGATGAGGTTAAGCACTACCTTGATACTAGAGGTTTTCTTGTTCGAAGGTTTGAGCCTAACATTTAG
- the DCD1 gene encoding deoxycytidine monophosphate deaminase (COG:F;~EggNog:ENOG410PGCY;~InterPro:IPR002125,IPR035105,IPR027417,IPR016193, IPR016192,IPR015517;~PFAM:PF14437,PF00383;~go_function: GO:0003824 - catalytic activity [Evidence IEA];~go_function: GO:0008270 - zinc ion binding [Evidence IEA];~go_function: GO:0016787 - hydrolase activity [Evidence IEA]), with translation MPGHETKKVHPLISINQHSLCYFPLPWYFPRSTRGTMLIGLCGGICSGKNAVAEYLTQHQNFRRLEVKSGTPPQAADDLRLQASGLTDDATDQVTPLQFETTGSLLEFATKRWQEHWVTTHIWDASTLDRFIQRPFFLLVSVDAPVSLRWKRFADRCRRRRLEPPHLEEFVLWNDKQLYEKSVGHALITDRAQVRLFNPSPSLDELHGALKALNLADEQRLRPNWDQYFMELASLAAQRSNCMKRRVGCVLVRERRVISTGYNGTPRHLKNCNEGGCPRCNRGEGGGVGLSTCLCLHAEENALLEAGRERIREGAILYCDTCPCLTCTVKIAQVGISEVVYSQGYNMDHNSAEILDAAGIRLRQFSPTRNGLIYLEGPGQR, from the exons CCACTGCCCTGGTACTTTCCCAGGAGCACCAGAGGAACAATGCTAATTGGTCTATGTGGAG GCATCTGCTCTGGGAAGAATGCTGTGGCAGAGTATCTGACCCAACATCAAAATTTTCGACGCCTTGAAGTGAAATCAGGCACTCCCCCACAGGCTGCAGATGATCTTCGATTACAAGCCTCTGGCTTGACGGACGATGCAACTGACCAGGTTACGCCATTGCAGTTTGAAACAACCGGGTCGCTTCTCGAATTTGCAACAAAAAGATGGCAAGAACACTGGGTTACTACCCACATTTGGGATGCATCTACGCTAGACCGCTTTATACAACGTCCCTTTTTCCTTCTGGTGAGCGTTGACGCCCCGGTCAGTTTGCGATGGAAGCGTTTTGCGGACAG gtgtcgaagaaggcggctTGAACCCCCTCACCTAGAAGAGTTTGTTCTTTGGAACGATAAGCAGCTGTACGAAAAGAGTGTTGGCCATGCCTTGATCACCGACCGAGCGCAAGTCCGACTGTTCAATCCGTCCCCCTCATTAGACGAACTGCATGGTGCTCTAAAGGCACTCAACCTAGCTGACGAGCAACGTTTACGACCAAACTGGGATCAGTATTTTATGGAGTTGGCATCACTCGCTGCGCAGCGAAGTAACTGCATGAAAAGGCGAGTGGGCTGCGTTCTTGTTAGAGAACGTCGCGTCATCAGTACTGGTTACAATGGAACCCCACGGCACCTCAAGAACTGTAACGAGGGGGGAT GCCCAAGGTGCAATCGTggggaaggaggaggagttggCTTGTCCACATGTCTTTGTCTACATGCCGAGGAAAACGCTCTGTTAGAGGCCGGAAGAGAGCGCATTCGAGAAGGCGCAATATTATATTGCGATAC TTGTCCGTGTTTGACATGCACCGTGAAGATTGCGCAAGTAGGGATTTCAGAGGTAGTATACTCGCAAGGCTATAATATGGACCATAAT AGCGCCGAAATCCTTGACGCAGCTGGAATACGCCTGCGACAATTTTCCCCA ACTCGAAATGGTCTCATCTACCTTGAGGGGCCAGGGCAAAGGTGA